From the Paraflavitalea soli genome, the window GACGCTGGAGATCTCCGTAAAGCAACCTGTAAAAGTATATGCGGGGATGCCCATCGGACAATTGATCTACTTCCCGGTGGAAGGCGAGATCAAAGTGAAGTACAACCAGAAGACAAACGCCAAATACAGTGGTCAGCCCAACAGACCCATAGAAAGTATGATGTGGAAGAACAAGTTCTAAATAGCTGCTGCCCCATACTTTTTGTAATACGCAATGAGCCAGGCAATCACCTCATTGTAACTCAGTTTTCCTGAAGGCTGCTGATTGGCCTTCAGGTATTGCCCGTATAATTTATCAATCACCGCTTCTACCGGGTTGCGGTGCCTGCGCAGGAACTCCTTTAGCTCCACATAATCCTTTTTCACGCCCACCGGTAAAGCAGCCGTAAACTGCCTGGCCAATACCGAATCCTGCCGGTAGAGATAATACCAGGAATAAGAATACAGATCAAAATAAACGGAATACCGAAAAGCGGCATCGGAAGACGATTTGGCTGCCAGGTAACCAGCGAAGTTGGCCTCATTCTCTTTGGCATATCCCAACTGATGGCCTATCTCATGGCAGGTAGTAAAAGGTTGCACAAATAAAGGCATGGTCGTATTGACCTGGGCTTCCCCGGAAAAAGGATTATAGTATCCTGAAAAACCCAGGTAGTTACCCAGGTAACTATACAAAGAAGGTTTTACCGATTGAAAGGAATAACTGATGCCCCGATGGTGAAGGGCAAGACTGTCATAGGCATTGATGGCCCCCGCGAATAGTATCCTTTTTTTGTGCAGGGAAGCACGATTGATGCGACCTGTTGAATCAAGGGTATACAACCTGTCATTAATGGTTTGCATCACCGCCAGCAGATCGTCTTTGGTATAGGGCTGTACCTGCAGGCCCAGATCGGTAGCAATGCCATGCCGGTTATAATTCAGCCCCCACAGGCCATTGAACGAAATGTATACCCATAGGAAAATGGCGGCAAACAGTCGTGCCCCTCCTATCCAATATT encodes:
- a CDS encoding DUF3810 domain-containing protein; translated protein: MWKKNKTLVILLAVAILIKLFSLFPDAVERYYTHGLYGVTSSVQRALFGWIPFSIGDLFYGIAILFLAYKLFDLIKRLIRKQTNRQYWIGGARLFAAIFLWVYISFNGLWGLNYNRHGIATDLGLQVQPYTKDDLLAVMQTINDRLYTLDSTGRINRASLHKKRILFAGAINAYDSLALHHRGISYSFQSVKPSLYSYLGNYLGFSGYYNPFSGEAQVNTTMPLFVQPFTTCHEIGHQLGYAKENEANFAGYLAAKSSSDAAFRYSVYFDLYSYSWYYLYRQDSVLARQFTAALPVGVKKDYVELKEFLRRHRNPVEAVIDKLYGQYLKANQQPSGKLSYNEVIAWLIAYYKKYGAAAI